One Triplophysa rosa unplaced genomic scaffold, Trosa_1v2 scaffold193_ERROPOS471461, whole genome shotgun sequence genomic window, CctgaatttaaataattaaccatttttacatgcttaagacatttgcgttgtaagaatgtactgtgagactttagatataaaaacagggactggtaagttactgttttattattaatatgtgaTAACTCTATTAATTCAATAGAACGTTAgggcataccaacatggcggcGCGGCAGCctgagcaatccagtcatttatatagatcagtggtatatgtaaaggataatgtacaggcagccggacCCGACGCAAAGCGGgtggtcttgtatcacactggagggacttattttgcgataacagCCTGCTGCTTGTatattatcctgcttattacacggctacttgccacatgagaacaAACTggacattaaatattttattagctcatttttaccgaatgcagattttttaccGGTTTTAAAGTCACCaagaaatcaaacaggaaaatttgaagtgttttacacagtgttgcagtgattactgtaaatgatttatccgtgcacaccatttttttttaattcattttgactttaatcaaaaacattaagctcctctccccctctcaacaacaactcttcaccacatgacgtaagcaacaaaaaagaggtaggactatactgattGTCCAATGGCATGGCATTTTAgacctcccctccaggcccaacgtacaacaaaccaatcaaaaagggaagggcaaataaagccccgccctacatttttttcttatttcagaagccgtttcactcggatatacgtcacgatacggaaaagtcaatcgcaacttccgtttcatggtgactttaagataagaaacgacgttcaaatgtcacgaacaagcaatttggtttaatcatttgtaaatataatgtcatatatgttattaaaagacatgcagtatttatatttaatttgtccaaaaagcctgtcaaaatgatttgctgggTTACCGTgtattattagttttgagaggttgttatcttgGAATAACGAACTtgcaaatgttgcgactggccaatccgaatcaagcattccaacgagccgtgtaataaatatagataaatgaatatatattgaaaaaaatgctaaatacaTCCATCCTTTCACTTACTaatcacattttaaacatttacactTCTCTACatccttacaccgtgtctacaccggacgcaacCAGCgcgacgcgacacgacaaagcttgttctaatgggattgtcgcgtcGCGCCATATCCAGTgtggacagaattttcagtgcTTAAGGATGAGAGAAATAGGTTAAAGTGTGGGTGTTAAATTAAGTTTGTTATACTCTGATAATTGGATGTGTGTATGGATATAAATACACAGTGTTGTGTGTGCAGGTCAGGGCGGCTGTCTGAAGGTCGGGCTAAACTCATTTCCTATTCTATCTCTGGAAGGCCAAacccaaacacacagacacacaaactgtACAcctgaacacgcacacacacacacgcacacacacacgcacgcacgcacgcacgcacgcacgcacgcacgcacacgcacacgcacacacgcacacacacacacactggataGCTAACCAACACCCTTCCTCATTTTCCTGTTATTCACCTTACAACTACACTGTATGGTTATACATAATCTAAAACTAATATAGATTTGACACATAGCCTATATGAGTGTAAATTAAGTCTATTATGCTTACAAAAATCTCATGTTTTGTGTCCTTGTTAATGTGCAGAAACACACACTGTAGGCAAAATGGAGAAGCGCTTCACCAGAAACAGACAAACAGGTATGAGttttgctttttataatttatttttctttaaacagACAACAAACAGTACAAACTACAATGTTAACAGAATATTTCTtcgtccagttttttttttaaacatcttaTGTACATCAATATCCACATAAactcacatatatatatatatttactacGTACAGCAGTCAGTTAAAGACGTATCGGACATGAACACACATAGAAAGCATACAATATGGCAGCTTTGCATTTCTGTTCGCTCACGTTTGGTTTGCTGTTTCGTTTAGTGCACAAACATCGTTGATATTAAAAGAAACGAAAAGCAAAAGTGGATGAACAGAATGAGATGAAGGACAGCAGCGCTCAGATGGTGAAACTACAATGAGAAGCAGCATTAGCGTCAGTATTGCGTTTTACAAAGCATTACATCTGGTTTTAAGACTCTTTATCATCTTTATAGATACACAGTAAAGACTGACATAtatattttaactaaagatgAAGTCCAGCCTTGTCTAGATTTCTGAGTATACCCTGATGATGTGTCTGTAAACTGACAGAAGTTTATTCACAGAAGGTCATTGTgatttttgacagttttttttttcacagacAGTAAAGAcaataattctttttttttttttagggaaAAGTGCTCCATCTGCCTCCTTCACCATGTACAACAACTTTAGGCCAGCACAATCGTAACTTTTATGGTATTTCCATCTCTGAATGCATAACCCGCAAAACTTTTGTTGGAAAATGGGAGTGGTGATGTTAAGCTTGAGGAAATCGACACGCCGTCTAACCGTGAAATGATTAATATGCTATTTCTGTTTCatctgttttgttattattcCTTGTATGTTAGCATATACATCATAGTTGATAACTTTTCAATATTatagaatatatatatttctatatatatCTATGTATAGAAATCTCTTTCTCTGCTATGCTACATATAGTCAAATTCATTTTGGTTCTCAGTGCTTGCAGCATTTATATCTCTCACCTGTCGTCCTCTTCTTCATACCAGTGCaaatttagaaaataaatgaaattgaaaatatataaactCTGACTTTAAAAAGTTTCTTTTCATATAAAGCATggcaaatcaaaatgtttttcgTTGGCGTTCTGCGCTACATGCACTGCGTACAGCTTATTTAAGAACTCAACACACAGGTGGAGTTCGACTTTGTCCTCTACGTCACAAGGACTTTGGATATTTCTGATATCACAAAGTGTCCAAAGAGAAGACTTCCTGAGTTAAGAAAGGGGTCCTGTCACGGTCCCCAAACTGAGAGATAAACCGGGACCTTCTGTGTCTCAAACATTCAGACTCTCTCTTCATCCTTCTCCTGTCATTCAACCATTATCATCCCTCTCTCTTTCAGCAAAATCCAGGAGAGATTTCAGGTTCTTCTCACACAGCGTAACGGTCCCACCGTTCAAGTGTCCGCCAAGTTTCATCCACTTAAGTCCCTGGTTCTTCGCTCAGTCGTTGACCAGGGTGCAGGGAATAGTAAGAGATTGTTTGGCGTCTTCGTACGCCTTAAGTAAGTCTTTATAACGCGGTGCGCACCCGAGCCACGCCTCTCCAAAGTGCACTCGGCCAGTAAACAGAAAGCTCCCGGGTCCAGGCCGAACGCCACACTGAAGTGCCGTCCGAATCTCCCCGGACCGCGTCAGACGACCCGAATCGGGAAAAAGAGCAATCTTCTGTCGGTAGACTCTCGTAGTGGTGACTTTGATCACCGTCGCTCTCAGGTTCGAGTCGGTCTCCACAGAACGGATGTTTCCACGAACCACTGAAGACACAGAGGAAAGTTAAGTTAGGCAATTGTTTTCATTTGATATATCTAAAGATATGACCTGCTGTTAAGCTCGCTGAAATTTGGGCGTAGATGTTACGGATTTGGGCGTGTGATGAAATCGATTGGTTTTAACCCCCAAGGGGCAATTTAAAAGCCCTGGGGTGAACGTTGATCTGTCATggttttttatttgcttttgtcAATTGAACAATTACACAAGTGTTTAGAAATAACAAGCACTTACCAAAGTCGCTAGTGCACACGGCCATCAAAATCTCTGTGTTGTTGCACGGCCTGCAAGCTCCTGTAGAGAAAATGAGACTGAGACGTCAGACAGTCGCATGGAAGAACTATTAGAACATGATACGATGATTAACGTGCAGCTGTTACTTTATAGCTTTGTTAAGTGTTGTGTGGGCGGAAAGACCTCCTGTTAGGTGTGACCTATCTCACCTGATCAAAGACCGAGAGAGAGGTGTGTATCCTCTCATTTCAACAACTACCACCTCCCCTCAAACTTGTGAGGTGTGACAGAAAAATAACTGCAGTACTATGGTAAAGTAATGGTATCAGGTGGTACATTTTGCATGTCACCCATGTTTAAACAAGTGCAGTTTTAAGCacccacaaaaaataaaaattcacaaATGAGGTCTCTTTAATATTTCACTTATTGCTCCTAGACATCGGTGAGAGATTAAATGGCGAGCAAATTTACATTTTGCTTAAATCTCACCTGCGTCATATTACTCCTAAGTAAAGAGCCAGAAATCTCTCCTCAAACGTGTCTCCGTTAGAGTtgcagaagagatgtcaactaTGTCTCAAACTGACCTCAGATTTGTCACGGCTGAGATCAAAGGTCaagagatctcaatatgaactcaaacatttctcatcaaattgactcaAATCAAGAtttttctacattcatttacaccacTATACTCTTTgtgtattttaacaattgtcacatttctttccatttttatttctcctaagcaattttaagagaaacatctgagacacaaCGAACTCCGTCAGATCTCCTGAggcatgaaagaaaaacatctgaGCATTATATGATCCCTCTgggtttcttaacattttccaaCTATTTCCAAGTGAAAAGTGCAGCCCCACTTGCATTTTTAAAGAAAGCAACAGGTGTGTGTgggcgagcgagagagaaagtCGACTTTTAAACGTCCTTTCCTTTCTCCTCTCTGCTCCCAAAACTCTGAACAAAAGATCTTTTTTTCCCCcaaaccccccacccccccggTTACCCCCCCGTTACCACGGCGACTGCGCTCTCATGCAATTCTTTGTCCGTCTTTCCCTCCTCCTCCCCCCCTCGTTTTTCCTCTCTTCAAATCCAAACACTCCCACCCCCATTTCTCACCGCTGGCTTGAAGTCGCTGGACGGCCAAGATGACCTACAAACATGTTGTAACAACATGTACATGTAAAGAATCGCATTCACCGGCTAAATGTAAAAGTTTTGTAACTCGTTCATGCTTGTTCTGAAACTTTGTTGccatttctgttgtttttgtgtgatgGATTAAATCTAAACTCATGAAGAGTTCAAGTCGAGCCAAAGACTGAATGAATCCTCTGTTCATGAAGTTTGGATGGGTTGGGTCCTTTAAATCTTTTCTGGTTCCTCAGATTACCACCCCCCAACTACTCAAAGATCACTagcaattttaattttaaaagatcTTTGCTTCCAACCTTGGACGTTTCATAGTTTAGGTcttgcatattcatttttttatttgaatcttATTAAATACTTTCTACATACCAAACTGTAAAATGCAATGAAAGTGTAATGAAATTGTGAAATGCAATCAATTTGCAATGAGATTCAATATTTTATGCTTGCAGAAAATTCACCTTCGTTGCTGATCAGATCCGTGTTGACTGACAACTGTGCCGTCCAATCACCTCTCAGCTCGTAGCGAAACGTCGCTATGCGTTTGCTTATGTCTTGGTGAGGTGTCGCCTGTAGGAATAGGGCCGGTCGTTCTCCAGGCACGGCACTGAAGCATCGCACGTGTGCCGAATGGGGTTTCTCCTCACCATCTCCCACCAGAAGCTCCAGGACACCATCTCGCTCCAGGTAGAGCTGTGCACCACCCCAGTGCTGATCCGGCTTGATACAGGCTGAAACTGGGCGGTTGCTGGACTCGCCCGGTCCCATGGCACTCCATGGCAGCCGGGGCGCAAGAGTAAGACGTAAAGCTCCGGCGGGGTACAGCCACTCAACGGAGCCCTCTGCACACCTCAACCAAACCTGCTCCACATTTTTGGCCGCTTGAGAGAGACCACTGCAGAAGAAGAGTAGAAGTAAGAGATTAAACTAAGGGAATATTACAGAATATCTATACCTAAAGGCATGGAAAGACATTAAAGAAACAACACCCAAAAACTCTGACTCAATATGTGAAGTATTCAGTCTaaaaacagaaactgaaaaagccatttatttattcaagtaTCATAGTCACTCCAAAACGTGAGTAATTGGCTGATGCGTAAAGTTGAAGGAAATGCAATCGCCCCCTACTGGCTACTTAAAATGCGCATTCAGCCATTTAAAGACTGAGGAAACGGAACATGTTTCCTACAGATCCGCGTTTTTTCTAATATTTTACAAACTAAGCCCTTTAGTTAACTTTTTTGCGCTTTGTGTTTGACTCGTGCGCGCATTTGCGCAAGCATTTAGATGCTGCACCCAATTCATATGGCCTGAAGATGCATTTAGATGCTGCACCGTTCCGACATGATACAGAAAGTTGAAAACATATGGCACTAATGTATAAGTATTTTTATCCTCTTAACATAATTTGCACACTTTAAATTGCACAAAAATCATAACATACAAAAAATGCGCAGGGGATTGAAAGACTGAATCAGATTAAACATTACGGAATGCAAATCCAGAATTAAGCTATTTTTGTCTGAGATATTTACCTTCCTCTCCAGCTGCACTGGTCTTCTGAGTAATTTGCCATCGTAAACCCCGTCAGAAATGAAATCCAAACCGCGAAACTCTGAAAACCCGAAACCTCCATAACTGCGCGTAAAGAAACACTCCAGTTATCCAGAGACGAGCGCGCGTCGAGTCCTTCTCTCCCCTACTTTCAAAACTCTGTagttaaaaacaatacaaatttcCTGGTCCCATACTCTTTTAGTATCTGTCTACACTTAACGTTCCCTCTCTTTTCCTCCGATAAGTCCGTACCGCGTGACCGGTGCGCGTGATGGACACCTTGTGTGCAGCTACAGACTGAAGTGAAGTCTCGCCGCAGACCAGCAAGAGTTTGAGGACTGGACAGAACTTTAAACCACTCCCACTGAGCTGGAGGCGTGGGGATCGAGTCTAATGAATGGCATCTCTTCTATTCACATGGGGTGAAGACGACTGAAGAATATTTAATCAGCCTCCACTGAATTTATGGAAAGGATTTGAAAGATAACATGGGTTTGTGTCGTTAGGGACGCATGTTTAATTTAGCCAATTAGATTCGATTGGACGCTTAGATGAACCGGTTTTAAAATCTGATGCAACCATCTGTTGCTGGTAAAAAATTGAAACTATTACAGAAATTCTGTTGGATTTATTGGTTGGAATGGGACGCTTAATGGTTTTAAACTTCAATAGTTTAATAGAAACTTTAATGTGGGTCTCTACTTaggttctattggtgggatgttatctggcgaATGGGAACCAAAAGAACACAAATCCTACTGAAACAAAGCCCAAAACATTCTGGGCTCTTTCTGGTTGGGGCAAATACGGACATTTCTATCTTAATTTTAACCAACAATCTGGTTTGCCGTATTTTACCCAACCACGAagtaaaacaacccagcatttaaAGTGCATGTAGTCAAAAGTCATTATTGTGATCTAATCAATCTTAATTTGAATACAATTGGTGCAATTGTTAAGGTGGTCAGAAGtgcattcatttacattttaatagcaATATGTTAATCTGAAGGGCAGATGTCAGAAGAtgcattaaaatgaacaaatgtctgtaaaatctAGTTTTAAGGTTAGGATTAAGCTGGAAAATAAGATTGGTGACACACACCACTAAAGTTATCTGAAGGCATGATAAATCCCCAGCGGTGATAAAACTGCTGAGGGGGAAGGGTGCGGTGGTCGGGGGTAAATGGAGCTCTCTGCGTGTTGCCCTGCCCTCGTTCTGGCCCATGCTGTGGCTCTCTTTCATCTCCCTGCATTAGAAGCAAATCAAATATTCTTTTGTATGGCCATTGCAATCTATCTTTATggattgtgtgtatgtgtgtgtctttgaTGTGGTTATGACAGGACCTTTGACACAGTCAAACTCTTGTGTCCAGTAGCCccgtgttgtgtgtgtaaagtGAGGCTGTTGTTCTCTGCTGGCCACTTCAAAGAATATAAAGCCATGAAAGCAAAAGTGAACGtgcctgtttgtgtgtgtgtgcatttgatTTTTGCATGCAACTGTATTTCAAGTGTTGCTTGCAGTCGTAGTTGTGTTGACTTGATATCTTTTCTTAAGGTCAAAAGCGATGCGAATGCCATAAATCCTTGTATAAATGTGATGATGTTGTGATGCTTGACTTTAAAGACAGAACAGCAATTTAAACTGTACTGAAAATGAAGTTTGAATTTGATTTTTCCTGCTTGACATTTTTGTCCAACATGTTTCGCAAATGCGAATCGACTGAATCCTTTAAAAGATCCAGAGAACGATTCATTGGCAAATGAGACATTTCACATATTGGCAACTTCTGTGTGTGACACCATTAAAGATTCAATTAGCTTTATTAACATGCTAAACAGTTTCAAATTGGTTGAGGAATTGCAAAATATCAACCATAcctttcattaaaaataaaggtatAGCAATGCCATAGCAAAACTATTTGAAGTACcattcagacggttcttaaaagAACCATTTATTTCTTACCTTTATATAATCGGAAAAAAACTTTTATCACcacaaaaaaacttttgtgTAACAAAAAGTTTCTATggatattaaaggtccagtccgGTTATtgctttctctgtgtttgtatTTGGGGGTGGAATAGCTTTGGTGTCCTCAGATCTTAATCCAGCTGTGTTTGCAGTCTTTCctcttgacacacacacaacacacgcacatgtGAAAGGGCCTTGAGAAAAACAGTGTCGTTTTCACAGCTCCCTCATAGGGGTTTGCCTGCAAATACAGCATTGTGTATGTTTCCTCAATGAGCCACTTCTTACATTATTACCATGGTAAGATGAAAGAACACAGAAACTGTGACATTGTGAGAAAGACAGAAAAGCTAGAGTTGAAAGAGTGAAATGTTATATCTTCATTTTCAGTCTGTGTAAAGTTCTTGCCAAACGTCTAGCTTTAGCTCGAGTACTATATTTTTGTCTGAGCTTagtttctgtttaaaaaattatttatttagcttcaaagtgctttattatttttactgtgTACGGTGTACAAAGTATATTAAAAAATGCTTCTTCACAGacaaaacagaataaaacagacaGCACATCTAGTCTATCCAGCCCCGGTCAAGTTTAGAATCACTTTTTTTCATATAATAGTAAACTAATCAAATCTattgaaaaacacaaatgtaactttAAGAAtaatgttgtgactaaaaaaaatccaaattaaattaaaacttatATTCTGTGTAATCAGTCTTTGTGTAGAATTTCcagaaatgttgtgattttAGGAAGCAgattcttgaggtctcaccgtAAGATGCTTTTTAAGCAATATTGAAGGTATTCACATTTATTCTGACATCGTATTggctgttttttattattcagtCCAAGCCATGCATttagaaaaactttttttttattatgatcaTTTCTAGGTAGTTGTATAGTTTAattaaaccacacacacacacacacgcacatgaacacaaaaaaacaatacatttcttGATGTTAGCGATGCTCAGCTGTGCAGAATTGGTAGGTTGGGCTGGTGTGGGAGTTTCTATAGTGTCGCTTACCGGCCCAGGTCAAATTTAGGAAACATTGAGGTAGTGTTTGAGAACACTGTTTTGGTCCTGTGATGTTTTGTGAAAATGAGCGAATGTGTAAGCGAAAGTTCGGGAGAAACGTGAAAGTGAATCTATCGTAAACACGAGCGacaatgaacacacacacattcatcctCACACATTTATCACAGTGTACTGTCACAGTTACACAACATCTCTGtagtcatgtttatttattgtttttcctCCTAAATGTTGTAAGAATATTTGACTTATCTTTAGCACAACACCGACAAGCATGAAGAAACTTTTTCACACACTTCTGCAGTGCATCTCCTAAAAAAGAGGAAAACATTTGATAAAATTTTGATTTGAAGGAATTAAATGCTGGAAgaactttgttttgttttgttttgttttgtttaagaaCAAAACTTTACGGTTCTTACTGATTAAAAAGATATCAGGATGCATCCCATGAGGTTTGTGGTGTATGGAAAACTTGGAAAACCTTGAAAACTTTTAATTTTGTGTCTTGTATTTCACACCCTCATCTCTCAATCTAcccatctttctctctctctctctctctctctctctctctgtctgtctgtctgaagcTGTATTTCTGCATCTCATCATTTTAAGTGTGCCCACCCATCCTCCATCTTCTATCACACCCCCACTACAATCACTTTTCTTCATCATCGACTTAAACTGATATCTacacactctcactctctctctctgtctctctgtctctgcgACGCTCCCTCAGTCTGGACTCTTCTCTCATTGTGTGTCCGTTTGCATTAAGTGTGATTAGCTCGCACCCTCTCGCATACACGTTCACCCGCTCGCATTCACGGACAATGAACGCATGCCGATGCAGTTTGACCCCTGCGAGTCGCCCCTCCCCCTGCTGTCAGCACCAGCGTCTAAAATATCTGCCATCCTTTCAGACCTAAAGTCAAAGAGGATTCTTTAAACAGGCTGCGTTAGCAAGAATAGACCAAGTAGGAGAAGAAAATCACAAGATCTCATTAATATCTCTTTTGTGTCTCCTAGACAGCATTGAGAGTAAATGGAGACTCTTGCTTGAGTTTCCAACCGCTCAGATTTTTGTGCTGAGCATGAGACACCAGTAACGTCACGTGTGTTTCATGTAGAAATTCATCTTAGCCAAGTCTCACTCTTTGAGCAGATTTGTGAGATACCAAAGTCTGTGATCAAAAGTCAGAGATCTATTTTTAGAAACCAAATGATCTAAACTGTGCCATTCATGTTAACCCAACAGTATTATATGTTCTATAACTTTACTGTGTGTTGATAATTAtcttaattgtttgtttttttgtttctttatagaATTTTTTAAGAAACCAAATCTGAGAACTTCTTTTTCCAAGTCTCCTGAGCAACAAAGAGCAATACGTGAGcattacaaatactgtatattttggtaatgctcaaaaataaaaaaaatgtttgtctgtgtcctaaattgtaacattttataataatacataaacatacataaaatatcctataagaaataaaaatcacagatgagatatctttaatatctcagttatttctccaaTATAATGAGGtcaaatggagagcaaatggaaattgCTTTAGTCTAATCTGTGTCtcagtgtgtctgtgtttgtgtctcagattccagttcccctctggcaaaagctgctgcctctgcacaagctccacagagcttgcacaacaaggctaaataaaaataaataaacttactaataaggaaaatgatagttttaagattatcattaataatctaatagcatttgaaatttagtggtgaagacgtgtcaggtgaccgcgtccttctttatccagctctatcatctcagctcttgttaggtcgccacttcccattctccgctctaccatcaggtctgggcatgaactgcatcctgctcgctgtggtaaccttggaacaatgagacaatactggctgagagtagagtactgttctgcactctttgatgcaacaagtacatcagttgtgtttttggttccggttgatctaactaatgcagcctaaaccctcataggatttatattatggaagtgtagtgtatgcaagattaaaaagatgcgtctttagtctagatttaaactgacagagtgtgtctgcctcccggacagtgcaggcaagactattccaaagtttaggtgctagataggaaaaggatctacctcctgcacttgattttgaaattctaggtattaccaactgacaggacgcctgagagcgtaatgcacgtgaaggactgtaatacaaaaggagttcattcaagtattgaggagctaaaccatgtagggctttataggtaataagcaagattttaaagttaatgtgatgccttataggtaaccagtgcaaggttgacagaaccgggctaatatgttcatacttttttgtatgtgtaagaactc contains:
- the metrn gene encoding meteorin; the protein is MEVSGFQSFAVWISFLTGFTMANYSEDQCSWRGSGLSQAAKNVEQVWLRCAEGSVEWLYPAGALRLTLAPRLPWSAMGPGESSNRPVSACIKPDQHWGGAQLYLERDGVLELLVGDGEEKPHSAHVRCFSAVPGERPALFLQATPHQDISKRIATFRYELRGDWTAQLSVNTDLISNEGACRPCNNTEILMAVCTSDFVVRGNIRSVETDSNLRATVIKVTTTRVYRQKIALFPDSGRLTRSGEIRTALQCGVRPGPGSFLFTGRVHFGEAWLGCAPRYKDLLKAYEDAKQSLTIPCTLVND